AGCAGCGGCGTCCAGCTCGCGGGTGTCGGAGCCATGGCAAGGAGCGGTCCCGACAAGGGCGATGTTGCGCGCGATGTGCCGTAGACGCCATTGAAGGCGTCTTCCCACGCCGTTTCGAGAACGCCTGCCCTGTCCAGCACGAAAGGCAGCCGCGACAGGGTCAGCACGTCGCGGGCGAGGAAACCGATGGAAACCGGCGAGATGAAATCGTTGGAGAGTGCAGCCTGAAGCGCATCCTTGTATCCCACGAAATCGGTGAGGAAGGCGCGGGTCAGCGGCTCTGCGCCGCCGCTCGGCTCCCGCTCTGTGTTGGCAGCCTCAAGATTGGCCGTTGCGACGTTCGGAAACCAGAGCCGCTGGCGAAACAGCGCGGCCTTCAGATCCTCAGTGCTCGTCGCCTGATGCGTCTTCAGCGCGCTTGTGTAGAAGGCCGCGCCGACGGAACTGCCCGAGACGCTCGAAATTGCAAAAAGCTGGAGATGGAAAGGCCGCCCCGCGCTGATCTTCGCACGCTCCAGGCTGTCATCTTCGAGTGAGCCGAGCACGCTGGCGAGAAGGAAAGCCGCGCGGCTCCCGCCGCCCTCGCCCGAAACGATGATGGGGCGCGGGCAATCGGCAAGTTCCTTTGCGTCGGGCGCGAGCCATTCACAGCCGCGCGCGTCCCAGCCGCTGGCGGTCTTCCAACCCTTGACCGCGTCGGCGAAGAGGGCAGGACGAAGCGAAGGCCGCTGGTCTTCCGCAATCCTGGCGACACGAACGTCATGCCCGTCGCCGACAAAAAAGGTAAGGCCGATGGCGACGACGACGAGCGCCGCGATGAAGGGAAACTGGAAGCGGTTCGAAAGCAGCGCCAGGAACGCGATGAAAGGCAGCCACGCGCCGAACACCACGAACAGGAAAGAGGCGCGTTTCAGGTAGAGCGTATCGCCGATGAAATCGAGCGCCTGCTGGATGCCGGGGCTGGACGTCAGATCCGGGAACGAAAACAGCTGCTGCACCGTCTCCGAATAGGAGAGGAAGTGGATCGCGACGAGGACGAGCAGGAACACCGTGAGGCGGATCATGTACCGCCACATGAATTCCTTCACGCGCTGCGCGGCGATCCAGGTCTCCATGCCGAGCCATGCCGGTTTCAGCCCGGATAGATGGATGTCCATGGCCTGAAGGTCTGGCGTGGTCTTTCGCGTCAAACGTTCGATGCGGATCAGGGAGCGCTTGAAGCCTTCGGCGTCCTTGACCTCCCGCCGGGCCATCGCGCGCCCGTAGCCGCGCAGGAAAACGTCGCGAAAGATCACCAGCAGCAGCACGACAGCGGTGGCGACAAGAAGGGTGATGAGATGCGCTTCAAGCAAGCGGCGGATCGGCGCTTCGTATTTGTTGCCGCCGTCCTGCAAAGGTACGGGCAGATTGTTCGCCGCTGCAACGATGCCGACGAGCACCGCGATGAAGGCGAAGACGACGAACAGACTCGGCAGCCGGAAGATGTAGAATTTGAAACGCGCTTCGTTGTCGATGCCGATGACGTCGTAATTCTGCTGGAGCAGGAGCCGCGACGTGAAGACGAGCGGCAGCGCCCAGATGAAGATGCCGATAGCGTAGAAGCCAGCCCAATAAACGATCTCCTGCGCCAGATAGGGCCGCGCGTCGAACAGCAGATCCTGCACCTGCGGCAGGCTAGAAAATGCGAAAAACGCGATGACGAGGCTCAGCACGCTGAAGAACGAAATGCCGACGGTCGCCCGGATGAAGAGCCGGATGCGCGAAACCCGCCTTGGGGCTTGAACGCCCGGCGCCGGCTGGCTCGTGGGTGGGGAAGCTGTCTCGGTTTCCAACATACGGCCCGCGCTCCTGGCTGAAACGGCTTAAGGAATGCGCGAGACTTGACGCATGCGTTCGTCCCGATCATGGCGAGAGGCACACGGAGCGATCAATTTTGAGGGATTTGTCACAAATTGTCGCGAACTGTATCTTCGCAGCGTCCTTTCTCGACCGAACGCTTTCAGAACGCGTGCACAGGCGCTATCGCGAGTCCGAAGAAGGCCGGGTCTTCCTTCAGCATCAGGGCGATGGGGACGGTTTTGAGCCGCTCCGACATCGGCCCCTTGTTCTCGAACGCGGCCCGCATCGCGCGCGGATCGGTGGCGGCGCAGCCCTTGGCGACGCTACCGACGAGGAAAACACCGTCCCACGCCGTATAGGCGAGCGTCAGGTCCCCGAGCACGCTTCCGGTAATTTCGGAGAAAAGCCGAACCGTCGCCGCCGCGGCGGGATCACGCGCAGAATTTGCGCAGATGTCCCGGGCGGAAAGCCCGTCGTCGCGGCCATGCAAGGCGGCGTGAAGATGAGCTATACCGCGCCCCGACAACGCATGCTCGACGGATGGAAAGGCGAGCCGAAGCTCGGCGGCATCGTCCGGCAGGCGCAGCGACATATGGCCCGCCTCGCTCGGGCAGGAGGCCCAGACCTTTTCCATCCTGAAAAGAGCCGCCGCGCCGAAACCCGTGCCGATATTGGCGATGAGAAGACGCCTCGCCCGCGAAAGATCCGGCGCCGGGCCGCTAAGCAAGGCATAATCTCGCTCCGTCAGCGTAAGCGCGCCGTACGCTGCCGCCTCCACATCGTTCAAAAGCGTGCAAGGCGCACCCGTCTCCGCTTCGACATCCGCTTCGCGGATCGTCCAGGCGATGTTCGTCAGGTGAATTTCGCCGGCTGCCACAGGCCCGGCCGCTCCGATGGCGACCGAAGCGCAGCCTTCAAGCCCGCCCGTTTCCGTCGCGTAGGCTCGCATGGCATGAATGAAACTCTCGAAGCGCGCGCCCAGATAAGCACGCCGCTCCGAAAACACGAGGCCGTCGAACACGCGCGCGAAACGCACATTCGTGCCGCCGACATCGGCGATGAGCCGCCACGTCACGCCACAACCTCTGGCGCGCCTTCGGCCAAGACTTCGAGGAAGCTCCTGCGCCAGTAAGCGACATCATGCCGGCGAATGCGCGATATCAGCGCCGAGTGGCGCTCCTTGCGCTCTTCGAGCGGCATCCGAAGCGCGCTTTGCATCGCGGTCGCCATGTCATCGATGTCGTACGGGTTCACGATCAGCGCCTCTTCGAGTTCCTCAGCCGCGCCCGCGAATTTCGACAGCACGAGCACACCCGGATCTTCCTCATCCTGCGCGGCCACGTATTCCTTGGCAACAAGGTTCATGCCGTCGCGAAGCGGTGTGACAAGGCCGACCTCGCTGCCGCGGAACAACGCCGCCAGCGTATCGCGCGGCATGGCCCGGTGAACGTAGCGCAAAGGCGTCCAGTCGAAATCGCCGAACTCGCCGTTGATCGCCCCGGAAAGGCCTTCCAGCTCCTCGCGAATGTTGGCGTACGCTTCCACCTCGATGCGGGTCGGAGGCGCAATCTGCATCAGCGTCACGGCCTTCCAGTGTTCGGGATGCATTTCAAGAAACTTGCGAAACGCCTTGAAGCGCTCGGGCAGCCCCTTGGTGTAATCGAGGCGGTCGACGCCGATGATGTGCGAGCGCACGACCGTGCGCCGGTTCAGTCGCTCGATCTGCGAAGCGGCTTCCGCCGTCTGCGCCGCGTTGGCAAATTCGTCGACATCGATGCCGATGGGAAAAGCCCGCGCGATAACGGTCCGGCCATAAGCGCGAACCCTGCCTCCATCGAGGATCTCGCCGTGAGCATGATTCTCGATGAAGCGGTGGAAATTGCTGACGTCGTTTTCGGTCTGGAAGCCGATCACGTCGAACTGGAACAGCGCCTCGACAAGCCATTCATGCGTCGGGATGGCCTGGAGCAGCTCCGGCGGCGGAAATGGAATGTGGAGAAAGAAACCGATCCGCTGCTTCGCGCCGAGCGCACGCAATTCGCTGGCGAAGGAAATCAGGTGATAGTCATGCGCCCAGATGATGTCGTCGGGCGCGAGAAGCGGAGCCAACGCCTTAGCGAAGGCGCGATTGACGCGCTTGTAACCCTCGAAATAGGCGGGTTCGAACTGCACGAGGTCGAGCCGATAATGGCAAACCGGCCAGAGCACCTTGTTCGCGAAGCCGAGATAATATTCCTCGTAGTCCCGCTCTGTCATCGGAATGGTGGCGGTCGTCACCGCGCCATTGACGTTCAGCGAAACCGTGGCCGGCTCGCTTTCCCCGGCGAGCTTGCCGTCCCACCCGAACCAGATGCCGCCGACCGTACGCAGGGCATCGCCGAGTGCGACGGCAAGCCCCCCGGACTGCACCTGAGCTTCGAGATCCGCGACACGGTTCGAAACGATGATGAGACGGCTCAAACGAAAGCCTCCCACGGCTTGGACAGGCGCGTTGCCCCGTTGATGATGCCGACCATGGAATAGGTTTGAGGGAAATTGCCCCAGGCCGCGCCAGTGACCGGATCGGTATCCTCAGACATAAGTCCCAAATGGTTACGGGCATTCAAAAGAGACTGGAAAATTTCCCGCGCTTCTTCTCTTTTTCCGGTGCGGGCCAGGGCGTCGAGCCGCCAGAAGGCGCAGATATTGAAGGCCGTTTCCGGAAGCCCGAAATCGTCGGCGGCTTCGTAACGCATCATGAACGGACCGCGACCCAACACCTTTTCGAGTTGGGTGACGGTGGAGAGAAAGCGCGGGTCCTGTCCGTCGATGAAACCGAGTTCGCCCATCAGAAGCACGCTTGCGTCAAGGTGTTCGCCGCCAAAGCTCTCAACGAAAGCCTTGCGCTTGTCCGACCATGCGCAAGTAACAATCTTGTGCCGAATAAGTTCGGCCCTCTCGCGCCAGAAAGCGACACGGTCGTGCTCGCCGACATAGGACGCGAGCTTCGCGAGGCGGTCGCAAGCGGCCCAGCACATGACGCTTGACGAGGTGTGGACGCGAGCGCGGTTCCGCAGCTCCCAGATGCCCGCGTCGGGGACATCGTACAGCTTGAACGCCTGCTCCCCGACATGTTCGAGCCGGCGAAAGTCATCCACACCCGCGCGCGTCAGCAGGCGCTTGTCGATGAAGGCCTGCGCCGCGCCGAGGATGAGATTTCCGTAGGTGTCGTGCTGGAAATGTTCGTAAGCCTGATTGCCGACCCGCACCGGACGATTGTCCACACCGCTTTTGCTCTGAAAACCGGGCAAGGACGCTGCCGTGCTTTCGAACAGGTCCTTTTCGAGCGCGATGCCATAGACAGGCTGGATGTGCCCGTCCGATGAAGCGACGATGTTCATGATCCAGCGATAATAGTTTTCCAGCGTGCGGCCAGCCGAGAGACTGGTCAGCGCCCGGATCACGAAATAAGCGTCTCTTACCCAGCAATAGCGGTAGTCCCAATTCCGTCCCGTGCCCGGAGCTTCGGGAATGCTCGTCGTCATCGCCGCGACGATGGCGCCCGTCGGTTCATAGGAACAGAGCTTCAGCGTAATGGCCGCGCGGATAACCGCTTCCTGCCACTCCGGCTGAAGCGCCAGTCTGCCGCTCCAGTTCTTCCAATAGACGGTCGTCTGTTCCTCGAAGTCGCGCGCAATGTTGAAGGGGCTGTCAGTGAGCGTCTCGTCCGGTCCCATCACGAAATGGATCGGCTCGGTGAGATTGAACACCGTTTCTTCCAGCACATAGTCGACAGGCGCGTCGGTGGTGACGCGCGTGGTCATGTCGGGACCGACGAAGCGGATATGGTTCGACCCGGATGTGATCTGCGGCTGGACCGCGCCATAGCGGAAACGGGGCTTGATTCTCACTCGAATGCGCGGCGAGCCGTCCTTGACGGTAACGGTGCGGATCAGCGTCTTGGGACGGAACGGGCGATTTCGCTTGTAGAAGCGCGGAATGAAGTCCGTGACTTCCACGGAGCCGCTTTCCGCATGCAGCACGGTCTTCAGAATGGCCGTGTTGGGGACATAGAACTGCTCGGTCGATTTCAAACCCGGCATCTCGATCGTGAAAGCGCCGTCGTCGGGATTGCCGCTCTCGCTGCCGAGAAGCTGATGGAACACCGGATCGCCATCGAACCGCGGAAGGCAGCACCACACGATACGCGCATTTTTGTCGACGAGGGCGCTGATATTACAGTTTCCGATAAGGCCCAGATCGAGATTAGCCATGAAATTCAAAGTCCTTCGAATGTGTCGGCAGTAGCGGAGAGCCAGGAGAGAAACGACGGCACGTCCGGAACGCGATATTGCGCGGCGCTTTCGCCAGGACCGACCTTCGCGGTGATGCCACCCAAGGCGTTCACGACGATCATTGCGTCTTCGTCCGTTGCGTCGTCACCGGCAAAAAACGGGACACGGCCCTGAAACGGCTGTTGCTGCATGAACAGGCCGATAGCCGTTCCTTTTGTCGCGCGGTGCAGCCGAAGCTCGACGACCATCTTGCCGTGCGTAAGGATGAAGCCCGGCAGGGGATCCGCCAGTTCCCTGACAAGCGCCAGACACAGCGCTTCAAGCTCCGGGCGCAGACGATAATGGAGTGCGAGCGCGCCCCGCTTTTTTTCGAGCAACAGTCCCGGATTTTGAGCGACGAACTCGGCAAGCAGGCTTTCGATGCGCGCGCCAGCGGCTTCATCCGAGGCCTCGGTAAGCCTGAAACCGCCTGCATCCCTCAGTTCGTAACCGTGAACGCCCGCGACCGGAAGTCTGAGCGGTGAAAGAAGCCTGTCGATGGTGCCGATCTCGCGGCCCGTTACGATGGCGACCGCTCCGCCCGTGCTGGCGGAAAGGCTCGCGAGGGCAGCGGGCATGCGCGGATCGACAACAACCGCCGTGGGCGTATCAGCGATCTCGGTCAACGTGCCGTCGAAATCGAGAAAGAATGCGTAGGCGCCGACGTTACTCAGGCTCGGCAGAAAATCCATGGGCAACGTCCGGGAGGCTCGACCGCTCGGACTATCAGCTAGGAACGAGCAGGCGGGGGTGTCAAGTGAAGGCAAGCTCAATTTCTCCGGGCAAAAAACGAAAGCCGGCTGACGCATGAAGAAATTACGTGCCGTCAGGATGTGCGGATAGAAGCATAAAGTGCTGATTTTATGGCATTATTTGTGAAGCCCTAGCTTCTGGCGAACGATGTGCCAGACATCGCAGACGGGTTTGAAACCGAGCTTTGCATAGCAGCGGTTTGACGCTGGATTGCGCTTGTCGACGTAAAGGCAGGCATGAGCGCGGCCTTCGGAAAATATCTGTCTCGCGACGATTGCGGTGATCGTGCCTGCATACCCGCGCCGGCGAAATGCTGGCGGCGTATAGACGGAATTGATTGCGGCCGCTGTGCGGTTGCGCCGACCTATCGCCGCCATGGAAACCGGCGCACTGTCAGCGATCAACACCCAGTGGCGGTTTTCGCCAAGCGTCGCGCGAAGCCGTTCATCCGAGGGGACGGCTTCGTGCGGGATTGCCTCGCGGATGAATTCCCCGATCCAATCCCGAAAAAGCGGCAGGTCCGGCGCTGCCAACAATCGGGAAAATCCCTTAACGCTCGGCACCGCCGGTTCATGATCGAGCGAAAGGATCTGTTGCGGAATTTCCTCGGCAAACACGATCCCGTGCTTGCGAGCGCGTTCGGCGAACTGGTGCGCTGTGTCGCCGGTGCCAACGACGCCCGGATAGTCGAGGTCGGCAGTCAGATCGGCGAAGTTGCGGCATTCATCTGGCGAGAGATTGCATAGAAGCAACGGGAAGCCCGGCGTCTGAAGTGCGCACGCACCTGGATCGCCAAGCGTCCAGTACTTGATGCCGCCCGCATCGCCCTGGGCGCGCAGCCGTTCGATGATGCTCAGCGGCAAATTGTGCCGGACAGCGTCAACTTCGAGCGCCGCGTGATGGAAATCGGCAAAATCGATCGGAGTCATCGGCCTCCCCCTGACATCGCGATGCCCGTGCGCCGCCCAAGCGGAAGCGCGCGCTCGCGCGAACCGTTTGTGCGAGCCGGTCCAAACGGTTCGCACCGCATGCCCCGAAGCTTTAACACAACAATGGAGATCACGCATGGTTACGCGCTTGCGTTACCCGAAGGGGTACCAGTTTTTCGATAGCAACGGCGATCCGCTGGCTCTGGGCAACCTGTATTATTATCAGGCCGGGACGACCACTCTTCAGGATACATATTCCGACGATGAAGGAACCGTCTCGAACACGAATCCGCTCGTGCTCGACGGCTCGGGCCGTCTGACGACGGATGTCTATCTCGGCGCGACTGCGGACTACAAGGAGGTGCTCGTCACGTCCTCCGCTACGGTCTCGCCCTGGCCTGCCGACAACATTCCGCATGCGTCCGCCTCCGATAGCGGCGGCACGGATCTCGGTGCCTCTTACACTGACACCGCCGTCAACCTGACGAGTTCCACCGGCTCCGGCATCGCCATCGCCGCCGCTACCACCAGCACTGCCGGTGTTCTTGACAGCGCTCGCGCCACCAAGATCGACGGCCTCGCCACGGTGGCGGCAACGGGCAGCTATGCGGACCTCGTCGACAAGCCTTCTCTTGGCGCATTGGCATCTCTGTCGTCGGTCAATGATGCGAACTGGTCAGGCACGCCGCTGTCCATCGCCAACGGCGGCACGGGGGCCAGTACGGAAGCCGGTGCCCGGTCTGCTCTCGGCCTTGCTGCCGTCGCATCGACCGGGAGCTACAATGACCTCTCCGACAAGCCGACAATTCCATCGGCTTATACGCTCCCGACCGCGAGCGCATCGCTTCTGGGCGGCGTTAAAGTCGGCTCGGGGCTCGCAATCAACGCTTCTGGCGTGCTCAGCGCGACTAGGGGCGGCGGCGGCACGAGCCCCTTGTTCGATGTCACCTCTTACGGGGCAGACCCGAGTGGCGCCGCAGACAGCTATGCCGCTATTGCCGCCGCTATTGCTGCCGCTTCCGCCGCAGGCGGCGGCGTAGTCTACTTCCCCGTCGGTATTTACAGGACGACACAGGTCATATCCGTGCTCGGTGGGGTATCACTCACGGGGGTGTATGGCCAATCCATCATCCGACCCGCAGCCTCTCTCCCTACCAAGACTATTAACGGCATCGGCGTAGCGGCAAGCATAGCCTGCATGTACGCCAATAGCGGGGTCTCCGATTTGGTTGTGGATCTCAGAACAAATTCCTGCACCGCAAATGGTATTCAGGCGGGCGAATATGGTGCTTCCAGCAAGCCGGACAATATTCGGGTTACGGACAACACCGTCATAGGCTGGGATACTCACCAATATCTGATATACGGGAAGCTCTGCACCAACATCTATGTAGTCGACAATAAGGTCGTCGGGCTCTCTTCCGGCACCCCGACGAATGAAATCGTCGGCATCGAACTATTCGGGGTAGACGGGGCACTCGTCATCGGCAACCAGGTCAACAACACGTCGGTAGGTATTCTGCTTAAAAGTCAGAACGGCATTACCGGCAGCTACGTGAAAAGCGCCACGGTTTTCGGTAACGATGTCCGCACAGCCCAACAGGGCATCATGCTGTCCGCAACTCCCGGCGGCGACTTCGACTTGGTCACCGTTATCGGAAACCGCGTCGTGGACATGAAGACCGCCAACGCGAGGGGCATCAAGATCGAAAACAACGGTGCGGCCCTGCGGTCTGTCACCGTGACCGGTAACGTCTTTGAAGGGACGGAAAGAACGCTTGTCGATGTCTACTTCGCTACCGGCACCGGCGCAACTTCGGCTGGCTTGTCGATAACGAATAACACGCTCACCGCTGCATCGAATTGCGACTCCTACGCGAACTTCACGGCATGCGCCGGCGTTGTCTTCACTGGAAACAACCTGACGGGCGGCGGCGCATATTATGGCGTATCGTTCAGCGCGGCATGCAACAACATCGATGTTTCCGGCAATGTGATGCAGGGGTCACGCCGCCGCGCGGTTCATATCGAGGGCGGATGCTCGAACATATTCATCCGGGACAATCGCTTCTCCGGCTATGACAGTTCGGGAGCCGGAGACGTGGGGGCCCTCGTGGACACAGCCGTGCCGTCGAAGGGCATCCATATCGACCGCAATCATTGGCAGCCCACGACGCCGAATGTGAATTACGTCGTCAATACGACGGGGGCAACGCGCCCGAGCAGCAGCGATCCGGCATCGACGTGTCTGGATAACACCATCGACTTCACCCGCAGCCGCGCGCTGTTCGTCACCGACAGCGCCACCCTGGTGGGCCGCCGCGTGTCTGAAGCGCCCGCTTCCGCAACCGCAATCGGAGATCGCGGAGACTGGTTCGAGGACGGGAGCTACCGTTACGTGTGTTCCGCCGCGTCGACCTGGCGTCGCGTGGCTCTGGCTAGCTGGTAGGCGGCTCCGAGCGCGTGCGAAGATATCGGTCAGATAGCGCGCTCGGCACACACAAAGGCGGCGCTTGCGGCGACAGGTAACGCCAGATCCACCCATCCCGCAACGCGACGCCGACCTTCAGGCTGACAAGCGAACGATAGTCCTTTGGAGCCGGTCGACGACCGGCTTTTTCCATTTATGGGAGGTGCACCATGGCGGCTGGCAATTTCGAACGCTGTCTTGCCATCACGCTCAAATGGGAAGGCGGGTATTCCAATCACCCGGACGATCCGGGCGGCCCTACCATGCGCGGCGTGATTCAGCGTGAATACGACGCCTGGCGGAAAAGGCGGGGCAAACGAGCAAGGCCGGTCCGGCAGATCGAGGACGGCGAACTTCGCGCGATCTATCGCGAAAATTACTGGGATGCGATGGCCTGTGAGGCGCTGCCGGCCGGGCTCGATCTCTGCGTTTTCGACGCGGCGGTGAACTCGGGCCCTGGCCGCGCGCGGCAGTGGCTCGAACAGGCGAAATACATCGACGCCTATTGCGACGCGCGGCTCGCCTTCCTCCAGCGGCTTGGGCGACTGTGGCGCGTTTTCGGAACCGGCTGGGCGCGCCGCGTGTCCGGGATCAGGATCGACGCGCGCACCATGGCGGGCCAGCCGGAGGCGCAGTTGCATTTCGACGAAACCCTTCATGCCGGGATGCGCGGTCGAGAGGTTCGCGCGCTTCAGGCGCGGCTTCGGGCCCTCGGTTATCCGGCCGGAGCGGTGGACGGGATTTTCGGTGCGCAGACCCATCGAGCCGTCGTGCTTTTCCAGTACGATAATGGCCTCGACGGCGAGGCGGGCGTTTGGCGCCCCGGGTACGGCAAGGCGCTCGCGGAGGCCGCGCCGATGCTGCCGAGGCGGCGTGAAGTTTCTCGGCGCGATCTCGAAGCGGCAGGCGACAAGCCGCTGCACCAGATGAACCTGCTGCAACGCATCTTCGCGTGGCTTTTCGGGACTGTGGCGGCAACCGAAACCTTTTCCGGCGACAGCGTTCTCGACAGCATCAGCGGCGCGCGCGCTGCGCTCGAACCGCTTCAGGGCGTGATCGCGTGGGCCTCGACAAATCGCTGGCTGCTTCTCTGCGCCGTCCTCGTGGCGGCCATAGCCCTGCTCCGGCTCATCCGAAGCGAGCACGTCAAGGCCTACCGAAACTTCGACTATCAAGGCGCTTCCGCCCCCACTGCCTCAACCGACTGACCGGAGCCAGACACATGAACGCGCTTCTTGCTTTCATTTCATCGTCTTGGGGAAGCCTTGCGGCCTTGGCAGGAAAGCTCGGCGTCTCTGTGGGCGCTCTTGCCTTTCTCGGGCCGCTGGCCCCGATCGTCTCTGGCGTCGCGCAATTCGTCGGCGCGCTCGTGGCCGCCATCGGGGAAATCCTCGCGTCGCTCTCGAAAAGTGCCGAGGGTCGGGTTGCGCTGGCCGTCCTGGCAGCGACACTCGGGCTTCTTTATCTGCGGCACCATTACATCGAAGAGGGGCGAACCATCGAGCGGACGCGGATCGCCGCCTCGCAAAAGCCTTGCCCGGCGGCAAAGGCGGAGAGGCGCGCACGATGACTATCCCCGATGACGGACGGCCCTCGGCCATCCAGCCGGTTGCCGCAACCGGTGCCAACGGTCATCACGGTGCCGTCCCGCTCAGCCGGATTTATCTGCCGTTCGCGATGGTTCTGACGTTCGGCGGCTTTCTGGTCGTTGCCGGATACACGGTTGGCGGCGTCATGTCGGGTCTAGCGCGCGACAAGACAGAGACGGACACCCGCCTCGGCGCGATCGAAAAGGAAATGACCGCCATAAAAAACATTCTGGCCGACCGCTCACTTTGTGTACGGCCGAAATAACACGTTGCCGCGACGAAACGATGCGTGAAAGCCGCATTGTTTCGTCGCTGGCCGAACTCGACTGCTTGGACGCGAAAGCCCTAGATGGATTCGCTCAGATCTTTGGCCGCGCGGAAAGCCACCTTCTTGCTGGCCTTGATTTCAATCGCCTCGCCCGTGGCCGGGTTACGGCCCGTGCGGGCTGCGCGCTTGCGCACTTCAAGCGTGCCGAGTCCGGCGATGCGGATGCGGGCGCCTTTTTTCAGATGCTTGCCGATGCTGGAGACAGCTTCCGACAGAACCTCGTTCGCCTGCTTCTGGGAAAGGCCGTGGGTCTCGGCGACTTCCGTCGCGAGCTGACGAAGCGTCACGATCTCTGCCTTCTCGGGCTTTGCGGGCGCTGCCGCCTTTGCCGCTGCCTTGGGTTTGGCCGCCTCAGATTTCGCAGCCTTGGCCGCAGGCGCCGCTTGCGTTTTCGACATCTCGAGTTCCTTCTTGATTCATGCCTTGGAAAGAGAAATCCGGGCGTCCGTTACCGATGGCTGATCAAACAAACCCATCCCTTTGAGTGCAATCGATGTTGTACGTTCGATCCACCGGGTCAAGAGCACTGATTGCGATTTAGGCCAACAGAATCAGGTCTAAATGGCCATTTGACGCAACGCAACCTT
The Rhodomicrobium lacus DNA segment above includes these coding regions:
- a CDS encoding glycosyl hydrolase 108 family protein, which encodes MAAGNFERCLAITLKWEGGYSNHPDDPGGPTMRGVIQREYDAWRKRRGKRARPVRQIEDGELRAIYRENYWDAMACEALPAGLDLCVFDAAVNSGPGRARQWLEQAKYIDAYCDARLAFLQRLGRLWRVFGTGWARRVSGIRIDARTMAGQPEAQLHFDETLHAGMRGREVRALQARLRALGYPAGAVDGIFGAQTHRAVVLFQYDNGLDGEAGVWRPGYGKALAEAAPMLPRRREVSRRDLEAAGDKPLHQMNLLQRIFAWLFGTVAATETFSGDSVLDSISGARAALEPLQGVIAWASTNRWLLLCAVLVAAIALLRLIRSEHVKAYRNFDYQGASAPTASTD
- a CDS encoding HU family DNA-binding protein, which translates into the protein MSKTQAAPAAKAAKSEAAKPKAAAKAAAPAKPEKAEIVTLRQLATEVAETHGLSQKQANEVLSEAVSSIGKHLKKGARIRIAGLGTLEVRKRAARTGRNPATGEAIEIKASKKVAFRAAKDLSESI